The Oryctolagus cuniculus chromosome 13, mOryCun1.1, whole genome shotgun sequence sequence ggagagagagagagagagagagagagattttccccctgctgattcattcctctaatgcctataacagctaatgctgggccaggctaaagtgaggagcctggaactcgtgtaggtcacccatgtgggtggcagtgacccaagcacttgagccattgctactggcctcccatggtgcacattagcatgaagttggattgaaagtggagtgaggacttgaacccagctctctgatatggaatggggGCATTCAAACCAATTTTTTAACTGCTATGCACAATGCTCAGCTCTATATTTtgattcattaattaaaaaattatgatacAGGTCTCATGTAACAAAGATTTATGTTGTGAACTTGTATTTAATCTCTCATTTCAGTTTAAGGGTGTTGCTAGTACTTTATGATTGTATTCCCTGCCTTAATCCCTGAGTTAAAAACCATTCTAATTTTGTGTTCATCACTCCCTTCCTATTTCAGTTTCATTACCTAAGTATGAATTCTTAGATACTTTAGTTTTTGCCCTTCATTAATAGTATCttctgtggtttggatgtggctGGACTTCCAAGGGTGCATGTGCTGGAGACTTGGTCTCCATGAGGCAGTGTTGAGATGACAGGATTTTTAAGTTGGAGGTTGTTCGGTCATTGGGTACTGCCCTCAGAAAGGATTAAGGTAGTTCTTGGGGGATCCCAGTTCTTGTGAGAGAGACTTGTTAGAAATGAGTGATTTGTTGCATTTCTTGTAAATTGtgactttgtttttaatatctttatGTTGTTATTTGCTGAGGATAAGGTCTTGGTTGTAATGCCACAATTTTGTCTATTTCATGGTTTGTTGTTTATAGATTATGCTAGAATGTCTTCCCTGCCATAAATTTTGGAGATATTGACATATAAAAATTGAAGTTTGCTTTTTCCAGTTAATTCTTTATTCCACCTGGAATTAAATTttgtataggccggcgccgcggctcactaggctaatcctccgcctagcggcgccggcacaccaggttctagtcccggtcggggcgccggattctgtcccggttgcccctcttccaggccagccctctgctgtggccagggagtgcagtggaggatggcccaggtgcttgggccctgcaccccatgggagaccaggaaaagcacctggctcctggctcctggctcctgccatcggatcagcgcggtgcgccggccgcagcgcgctggccgtggcggccattggagggtgaaccaacggcaaaggaagacctttctctctgtctctctctctcactgtccactctgcctgtcaaaaaataaataaataaataaataaataaataaattttgtataaATTGTGAAGTACAGGTCTAATATTATTCCCCAAATGGGTAACATGTATTCCACCACTAGTTTTCGAATGCTTTCTTGTTCCATGGTCTGCAATATCACTGTCTGGGCTTTCATTTCTATTCTGTTGATTTTAACACTTCTCCCCTCTTCATGCCCAGGTATAGAGGCTGAAGTTAATCTTTATGTATGGCTCAGTTGATAGTAATTACTATTACTGGTTTCACACATGCtcttctgtttttcctctcttcatgtgtctgtccctccctttctttgttttaaatttgattCCCACTCCCATTGACCTTCCCTTCCTATAGACAGTCTTTCTGAAGCATTTAAAGTGTATCTTTTTGCTTACATagacacaccccccacacacacacaacacacacacacacacacacagctttatTGAGCTAtagtttatatataataaaatccaatcatttgtacacttgatcttagccaaaaggccgaaaAACGATCATCATTTGTATGTAATCATGTAGCTATCACCACTGTCAATACAGGACATTTCCATCACCCCTCAAAATTCCCCGATGGGCCTTTGTGTTCAATCTGTTTCCTCTTCCCCTAGCTTCTGGCAATGGCTGATTTGATTTCTGtccctttgttttctctttttatggaaattcatataaatagcatcaaatTACAGtcttgtgtgtctgtttttcaCTTAGCCCAGTGCTCTTTGAAATACACCTGTGTTGTTGACTCAGTTGTATTTTCCTTCTTATTGCTGAGTAGGATTTCATTACATGGATATggcactatttatttatttattcaccaaGAGTAATTTGGATGGTTATTGTGAATAAAGCGCTCTAATTTGGAGGGTTATTGTGAGTAAAACTTATATGACCATTATCTGGAAGACTTATGTGGACATACATCATGAGTGTTGTAGGTAAATACATAGAAGGGAGATTTTTAGGTTGTACTATAAGCACATAATAATCTTTATTCAAAATTGTCAATGTGTTTTGCAAAGCAGTTTTATAATGTGTAGACTAGAATGAGGATTCTAGTATGAACCCTCACCAAAAAAATAATATCAGTCTTTTTAAGTTTTGTAATTCTATTGGCTGTCTTGTGGTGTCTTACCATGgtttttgcatttccttgatgactatttataatgatttttttcccttatgaGTTGTTGGGCATCTTAACGTAAGATAttgtcttttttgggggggatatTAAGGTAAGATATtgtctttgggggggggggggcaaggccaggcttggtttttttttgtttttgtttttgttttttgtgttttttttttttttttttttttgacaggcagagttagtgagagagatgagatagagagaaaggtcttccttctgttggttcaccccgcaaatggccgccaccgatccgaagccaggagccaggtgcttcctcctggtctccctggtctcccatgcgggtgcagtgcccaagcacttggcttttttttttttttttttttttttttgacacgcagttagtgaaagagagagagaaaaaggtcttccttccgttggttcaccctccgaatAGCCGCTATGACCGCTGCaccacaccaatccgaagccaggagccaggtgcctcctcccggtctcccatgtgggtgcagggctcaagcacttgggccattcttcactgccttcccgggccacagcagagagctggactggaagaggagcaaccaggacagactccagcgccccgaccggtactagaacccggtgccggcaccacaggcggaggatcagccaagtgagccgcggcagcgCCCAGGCTTGGTCTTTACTGGTCTGACTCCCAGCACACACCGGGGAAAGGAGTCGGGGCAGGGGTTGGgtgggcagtggcagggagaggccTGCTGGGGTGCCCCGAGGCCCTGGCTGGGTAAGGCATGGACTTGGGGTTCCCTGGGGTCTCGCTCAGGCTTATCCTCTCACTTGGCTCTGGGCTTGGGCCTGGGTCCTTCCTGGCCCCTGCAGGGCCGCTGCTTCCTCCGCCTGCCCGAGTCCTTGGCAGCTCGGCCCCGTGCCCGGGGCAGGGTGCCGGACCCCGAGGAGTCAGAGAAGGACTTGTCCAGGGACGTGTCCAGCGCGGACTCCGGGGCCGTGTCCTCCTCGTCCCCGGGGCGGCTGGAGCCATGGCCGTGAGCAGCTGGGTCCTCGGGCCCCTCGGCCGTGCTGTCGGCCTCCACCCGGTGGACGACACCCAAGCCTGCAGGGTCCTCCTGCTCCCGCCTGGGACTCTCGGCTCCAGGGGGCTTCTTGCAGGAGAACTCGAGCAGCTTGAGAGCCTGGTCGTCCCCCAGAGTCACTGGCCAGGCCCCCATGGAGGGCAGGGTGCTCGGGGCGTCCTCGCCGGCCAGGAAGTGGAAAAGACCCAGCCGGacctcctgcagctgctgtgggacctggagctgccctcccaggccgcgGGGCTCAACCTGGAGACCCAGCCGGACCTCCTGCTGGGTCTTTTCCACTTCCTCCAGCACGTGCGGCAGCAGCGTGACGCGGCCCAGCAGGGACGTGGTCTCCGTGAGCTTCGGCAGCGTGCTGATCTTGAAGCCGTCCGCGTCCCGCATGTGGCTGCCCTAGTTGAGGAAGTCCCCGATCTTGAGGATCAGCCTGCGGAAGAcgggcagctgggggctggcgaGCAGGCTCTCGCAGGCGTGCAGCACCAGCTGGGCCTTGGGCCGCACCATGTCCAGCACGAAGGCTGTGCCCTCACCCAGCAGCATGCACACCACCCGCAGCTGGCAGCAGGGGACGTCCAGCAGCAGCAGGTAGAACTGGTCCGCGCCGGCCGGCCTGGCTCAGTCGTCAGCGAAGGCCCGCAGGTTCTCAATCTCGCGTTTCGCCGGGAGCAGCTTCAGGAGCTGTCTGAGCACTTCCGTGTCAAACCTGCTGGTGTCTCCCGCACGGAGCATGGCCACCACCTTCTCGTTGGAGCACTTAAACTGCTTCAGGAAGATGCTGAGGTTCAGGCTCTTCCTGGAGTACAGAAAAGTGACCTCCTTGGGCTCCTTCCTGCCGGGGCGGCTGCTGGCTCCTTGGGCTTgtccacagagaaggagaagagcCGCTCGAGGCTGCCGAAGTCgggctccagggctccagggccGCGCTGCCCAGGCCGCTCAGGGCCGCCCACTTGGAGTTGCGCTCTCGGGCCACGCTggacagcagcttcttccagttcagcttcttcATGTGCAGCGTGGGTGAGTTCA is a genomic window containing:
- the LOC103351027 gene encoding LOW QUALITY PROTEIN: inverted formin-2 (The sequence of the model RefSeq protein was modified relative to this genomic sequence to represent the inferred CDS: inserted 4 bases in 3 codons; deleted 2 bases in 1 codon; substituted 2 bases at 2 genomic stop codons) — translated: MFPTNGTIQFEEIHKSGTRTQKEKHLVLMPPPPPPGQGTTCPLVPPPPPPPPLPSQGAMCPPVPPPPSPLPVMGCPPPPLLPGIGCGPPPPPPLPGXQAGAPTPPPPPGTGRGGPSPTPLPGTGRGPPPPPXAAPPGADGVEEVIVSQVDHGLGSAWVPSHRRVNSPTLHMKKLNWKKLLSSVARERNSKWAALSGGQRGPGALEPDFGSLERLFSFSVDKPKEPAAAPXRKEPKEVTFLYSRKSLNLSIFLKQFKCSNEKVVAMLRAGDTSRFDTEVLRQLLKLLPAKREIENLRAFADDXARPAGADQFYLLLLDVPCCQLRVVCMLLGEGTAFVLDMVRPKAQLVLHACESLLASPQLPVFRRLILKIGDFLNXGSHMRDADGFKISTLPKLTETTSLLGRVTLLPHVLEEVEKTQQEVRLGLQVEPRGLGGQLQVPQQLQEVRLGLFHFLAGEDAPSTLPSMGAWPVTLGDDQALKLLEFSCKKPPGAESPRREQEDPAGLGVVHRVEADSTAEGPEDPAAHGHGSSRPGDEEDTAPESALDTSLDKSFSDSSGSGTLPRARGRAAKDSGRRRKQRPCRGQEGPRPKPRAK